The Thermococcus thermotolerans genome contains a region encoding:
- a CDS encoding phosphoadenosine phosphosulfate reductase domain-containing protein, with the protein MYGVTWHFESGGIKLLKKSLGDISPDIRPVFWEELDLLGFNEFWDYPHSNEPLLWAVGRDYYYQGRIVAKAVGGGFFHRPKLKVIETDLALEPVNLEEMLKVNKEVLDKLINSTLDSIRNIYLTNKDKVDLMAVSFSGGKDSTVLLDLVQRVVPPTEFVVIFNDTNMELSPTYEYVEIIKRRYKNLNFRTAKTDLPAPEMWRKMGPPSRVHRWCCSVYKSAPTIKLIRKLVNKDTPILLLFDGVRSDESQRRTALGKLLKEKNTLTSQGKYLIQRNVHPILYWNSAEVYLYLLYRDIPLNRLYRLGLRRVGCAVCPFASPWKETIMGLAFTTEIQPYLKIIEDYARNKGIKDESEIKEFIEKGYWKMRIGGNDLKRKEKVIVSTSNDKTSIVISDPNEKFFEWAKTLGDMVISKNTFVLKVESEIYRFNWKEDITKNQFIIEYANKEISEKLQNLIKIVAYKTSDCVHCMVCEAVCPTNAIDMSEGKVKINKERCTHCYTCLTFTNRGCLASDSLRVDMEVKSMKKDKGFGRYKGFGIRTEWIREFFDTTEDWWSSHTLGPEQFKAMKHWLNEAEIIKVQKGKYTITKLGRALISIGSSDLFTWGIIWNNLAKNSPLIKWYLENLKWKRTYTTEDIFNILGEEYAQRTKKNILSSLREIFDKSPLGTKLELGIVLKQKNKMIGIAKPGLNFGNLSELQIQMLILYSLYRYAEATERYSLTISELYDTTLPEGPYKVFGVEREQLEKILHGLSETFGHEWIRVEIIADLDNIFLSPQKNSKDIINIYKEMKQKA; encoded by the coding sequence ATGTATGGAGTCACATGGCACTTTGAATCTGGGGGTATAAAATTACTAAAAAAGAGTCTTGGAGACATCTCCCCTGATATCAGACCAGTGTTTTGGGAGGAACTTGACCTCCTAGGATTTAATGAATTTTGGGACTATCCTCACTCTAATGAACCTCTTCTATGGGCTGTTGGGAGAGACTATTATTATCAGGGCAGAATAGTTGCCAAAGCTGTTGGAGGAGGGTTCTTCCATAGACCTAAGTTAAAGGTAATAGAAACTGACCTTGCTCTAGAACCTGTAAATCTGGAAGAAATGTTAAAGGTCAACAAAGAAGTCCTGGACAAATTAATAAACTCTACATTAGATTCTATTAGAAACATCTATCTCACAAATAAAGATAAGGTTGACCTAATGGCTGTGTCTTTTAGTGGGGGCAAAGATTCTACTGTACTTCTTGACTTAGTCCAGAGAGTAGTTCCCCCAACAGAATTTGTTGTTATATTCAATGACACTAACATGGAGCTAAGCCCTACTTATGAGTATGTGGAGATTATAAAAAGGAGATACAAAAATCTGAATTTTAGGACTGCAAAAACAGACTTACCAGCTCCTGAAATGTGGAGAAAGATGGGACCCCCTTCCAGGGTGCACAGGTGGTGTTGTAGTGTCTATAAATCTGCCCCCACAATTAAACTCATTAGAAAGCTAGTAAACAAGGATACCCCAATATTGTTGTTATTTGATGGTGTCAGAAGTGATGAAAGCCAGAGAAGAACTGCTCTAGGAAAGCTGTTAAAAGAGAAAAACACACTTACATCTCAAGGCAAATATCTCATACAGAGAAATGTACATCCAATTTTATACTGGAACTCTGCAGAAGTATACCTCTATTTGTTATACAGGGATATCCCCCTTAACAGGCTATACAGATTGGGTCTAAGAAGAGTAGGTTGTGCAGTATGTCCTTTTGCTTCTCCTTGGAAAGAAACTATAATGGGATTGGCATTTACTACTGAAATACAACCATATCTTAAGATAATTGAGGACTATGCCAGAAACAAAGGCATAAAAGATGAGTCTGAGATTAAAGAGTTTATTGAAAAAGGCTACTGGAAAATGAGAATAGGAGGAAATGACCTAAAGAGAAAGGAAAAGGTCATAGTATCAACTTCTAATGACAAGACTTCAATTGTTATCTCAGACCCCAATGAAAAATTCTTTGAGTGGGCCAAAACACTGGGGGATATGGTAATCTCAAAGAATACATTTGTTTTAAAAGTTGAGAGTGAGATATACAGGTTTAATTGGAAAGAAGACATCACTAAAAATCAATTCATCATTGAGTATGCTAACAAGGAGATATCAGAAAAGCTTCAAAACCTCATTAAAATAGTAGCTTACAAAACTTCTGATTGTGTTCATTGTATGGTCTGTGAAGCAGTTTGTCCCACAAATGCTATTGACATGAGTGAAGGAAAAGTTAAAATTAACAAAGAAAGATGTACTCATTGCTATACATGTCTCACATTTACAAACAGAGGATGTCTTGCTTCAGATTCACTAAGAGTTGATATGGAGGTCAAAAGTATGAAGAAAGATAAAGGCTTTGGCAGGTATAAAGGCTTTGGCATAAGAACTGAGTGGATTAGGGAGTTCTTTGACACCACTGAAGACTGGTGGAGCTCTCATACTTTGGGTCCTGAGCAATTCAAAGCAATGAAGCACTGGCTAAATGAAGCTGAGATAATCAAAGTCCAAAAAGGTAAATACACTATAACAAAGTTAGGTAGAGCATTAATTTCAATTGGAAGCTCAGACCTGTTTACATGGGGCATTATCTGGAACAATCTAGCAAAGAATTCTCCTCTAATTAAATGGTATCTTGAAAATCTGAAATGGAAAAGAACATACACTACAGAAGACATCTTTAACATCCTAGGTGAAGAATATGCCCAGAGAACAAAAAAGAACATCCTCAGCTCACTAAGAGAGATATTTGATAAGAGCCCCTTGGGAACTAAACTTGAATTGGGCATAGTGCTAAAACAGAAGAACAAAATGATAGGCATTGCCAAACCAGGCTTAAACTTTGGAAATCTCAGTGAACTTCAGATTCAAATGCTAATTCTGTACTCACTATATAGATATGCTGAAGCTACAGAGAGATACAGCCTGACTATCTCAGAACTTTATGATACCACTCTCCCTGAGGGTCCATACAAGGTATTTGGGGTAGAGAGAGAACAACTAGAGAAAATATTGCATGGCCTAAGTGAAACCTTTGGGCATGAATGGATTAGAGTTGAAATAATTGCTGACCTTGACAACATATTCCTTTCACCCCAGAAAAACAGTAAGGATATAATCAATATCTACAAAGAGATGAAACAGAAGGCATGA
- a CDS encoding type II toxin-antitoxin system CcdA family antitoxin codes for MSKKVRTSVLVDEEILKIAKDLGINISKTLELALIREIHFKIGLYGQETLQHAGILKKNTNLSLIGNWDDDSGAP; via the coding sequence ATGAGCAAAAAAGTCAGGACAAGTGTGCTGGTAGATGAAGAAATACTTAAAATAGCTAAAGACTTAGGCATAAATATATCAAAAACTTTGGAATTGGCATTAATTAGGGAAATTCACTTTAAAATTGGCCTTTATGGTCAGGAGACCCTTCAGCATGCTGGAATATTAAAAAAGAACACTAATTTGTCCTTAATTGGAAATTGGGATGATGACTCTGGAGCCCCCTGA